In the Halorubrum ruber genome, GTTCGAGCCGGACCAGATGTACACGATCCCGGAGATCGGTCGCCTCCTTCAAGGGCTGGAGCCGGACGCCGAGGTCGACCCAGACACCGAAGCCGTGCTGGTCGACTGGGCGGTCCCGTGGGTGATGGTCCATGCCGAGGAGATGGTCGTCGCCGAGCCGCTGAGCGAGGACGGTCCGGGGTACTACGGGCTCGCGACGGATGAGGAACCAGACGCGGAAACCGCCACCGACGAGTCCGCGTGACCGGGGAGTCCTCAGCCCCGCCGACGTACCTCGTCGCCGGCGGCGCGCGCGTCGACGCCGGCAAGACCACCTTCTCTGCGGGGCTGGTCGCGCACCTCGCCGAGCGCGCGGGCGACGCGGTCGCTGTCAAGCCCCGCGCGGGCAACGACTACTGGTTCGACCACGACGACTACCGGGTCGCGACGGACGCGGGCCGGCTCTACGGGAAGGACGCGCGCACCCTCGCGGCCGCGAACACCCGCGCGCTGGCGACGGTCGACGACGAGTCGCCGTCGCCCTCGGCAGTCACCCCGGAGTCGATCAACCCCGTCCACCGGCTCTGGAAGCCGACGCCCGGCCGGACCGGAATGCTCGGCGACGCCGACCGCACCTTCCTCTGCGACCGCGTGACGACCGAGTCCGGAACGCGGTTCGTCGTCAACGGCGCCGCGGAGGACGCGGGGCTGCTCCCGGACGCCCTCGCCGAGCGCCTCCCGCTCGCGGACGCGACCCGCGTGTACGACGTTCCCGAGTTCAACGAGGTGATGGCCGAGGCGCACCTGCCCGCGATCGAACGTCTCGCGGATCGCGTCGCGCGGACCCCGGTCCCGCGAGTCGTCGAGTCGTACGCCGACGTCGCCGGGACCCTTCCTCGCGACGGACCGGTCGTGCCCGACGCTGTCGCCGTCGTCGACCCCGGTCGCGCCCGGATCTACGCCGGCGACCGCTACGCGAAGGCCCGGGCGGTCGCCGCCGGCAGCCCGCGCGAGGGGGCCCGCGAGGAGCACGTCGACGCGGTGACGGAGATGATCGAACCGCTCGCGACCGAGCCGCTGCCGGCGCTGTCCGGCGAGGTTCGAGGGGATCCGGCTCGGATCGCGTCGCGGTACGAATCGGCGTACGCGGCGCTCGTCGGTTCGGTCGAGTCGTAAGAAGCCGCCGAGCGGCCCGCGCTCAGGCGTTCCGCTTCGTGTAGTGTTCCAGCGCGGACTCGATCGACGAGAGGTCCGCGTTCACCCGGCTGTCCGCGACGCGCATGAATCCGGGCGTGTACGACGACGAGTAGTCGAAGATGCGGTTGACGGCGCGCTTGGGCGCGGAGACGGCGCTGAAGTCGGTTACCGTGTACACCCGCGTGGTCGGGAACGCGGTCCAGAACGTGCCGCTGGCCCAGCGGTCCTCGTCCGCAAACGCCTCGCCGACGCGGCCGGTCGCGACGTACTCGTCGTCCGCGTAGAACAGCAGGAGGTCGCCCGCCGCCATCTTCTCGAACGTCGACCCGTTGCCGCTGTCGTCGTCGACGGCCCACAGGCGGGCCTCGTCGAGGTCCGCGAGGGGCTCGGGCCGGTCCGGGTAGTCGGTGAGGTCGACGGCGGACCGGACCGTTCGGTCGAAGTTCTCCGGGTCGATCGGGACCAGGAAGACGTTCTCGCTCATTACCCGTCGTTTCGCCGGCAGAGGTTTAAAGCCGTTCGTTGATGTCTCAGGTCGAGGGGCGTCCGGTCACTCGTCGTAGTCGGCGTACAGGCGGTCCATCCGCGCCGCCATCACGAAGTCGGCGCGCGTCAGGCCGCCGACCTCATGGCTCCACATCTCGATCCCGACCTCGCCCCACGACAGCGCGATGTCCGGGTGGTGCCACTCTTCTTCGGCGAGCTCGCCCACGTCGTTCGTGAAGGCCAGCGCGGTCTCGAAGTCGGGGAACTCGTAGCTCGCCTCGAGGTGGTGGTCGTCGACGACCTCCCAGGCGTCGCCCAGGTCGTCGAGGTAGTCGGCGCACT is a window encoding:
- a CDS encoding DUF5827 family protein; translation: MPEPKSAFDATYPCDFYEPAELFEPDQMYTIPEIGRLLQGLEPDAEVDPDTEAVLVDWAVPWVMVHAEEMVVAEPLSEDGPGYYGLATDEEPDAETATDESA
- a CDS encoding 4a-hydroxytetrahydrobiopterin dehydratase, with the protein product MSSPLADEPVEPAGDDAEPLDADECADYLDDLGDAWEVVDDHHLEASYEFPDFETALAFTNDVGELAEEEWHHPDIALSWGEVGIEMWSHEVGGLTRADFVMAARMDRLYADYDE